One Nicotiana sylvestris chromosome 12, ASM39365v2, whole genome shotgun sequence genomic window carries:
- the LOC138882989 gene encoding uncharacterized protein: MSLLGRLKYISRFIAQLTTACEPIFKLLKKDAAVKWTDECQEAFDKIKGIEQAIYYLSKKFTSYEVKYTPLEWTCCALTWVAQKLKHYLSSYTTYLISRLDPLKYIFQKPIPT; the protein is encoded by the exons atgagtctgttagggaggctgAAATACAtaagcaggtttattgctcagctcacgacagcttgtgagcctatctttaagctgctgaagaaggatgctgcggtcaagtggactgatgagtgtcaggaagcatttgataagataaaggg gatagagcaggccatttattatctcagcaagaagttcacatcttatgaggttaagtacactcccCTTGAGTGGACgtgttgtgccctgacttgggtggcacagaagttgaagcattacctgtcgtcctacactacttacctcatctctcgtcttgatcctttgaagtatatttttcagaagcccataCCCACATGA